In Trifolium pratense cultivar HEN17-A07 linkage group LG7, ARS_RC_1.1, whole genome shotgun sequence, a genomic segment contains:
- the LOC123899654 gene encoding putative cyclin-B3-1 isoform X2 has product MLPTTTTRKSLPVPLGTGLRVSLGDQKNSSNGRQSVATKDRFAKKPMLPTTSISRKSLPVPRRVNRVESNNTKENAGSSERANGQTGLPSKLTTDRRVSSQLINTRSHLLKTRVSDGFIQMVTSNAYQASSRKSAKPIVKTTLKASTSQRTLKSKSISGENISKPTTAIASKDEAKVSSSLPENSSVVVSDDANQTHLPSEGESSLKTDLSELIPRKRSSRRKSYTTSLMEKSKILKENGEVRAQDNLPNIDDECNHLEVSEYIDDIYQYYWDTEAHSQALSNYMSIQTEITPHMRGVLVNWLIEVHFKYDLMPETLYLTVTLLDQYLSQVNIKTSDMQLVGLTALLLASKYEDFWHPRVKDLISISAESYTRDQMLGMEKLILRKLKFRLNAPTPYVFMVRFLKAAQSDMKLEHMSFFLIDLCLVEYEALAFKPSLLCASALYVARCTLKVTPTWTPLLQKHARYEVSQIRDCADMILKFHKAAGKGKLKVAYEKYFRKELSGVAAVKPLDRLPH; this is encoded by the exons ATGTTACCTACAACAACTACAAG GAAGTCTCTGCCAGTTCCTTTAGGCACAGGTTTAAGGGTTTCTTTAGGTGATCAGAAGAATAGTTCAAATGGACGTCAATCAGTTGCTACAAAGGATAG gtTTGCAAAGAAGCCTATGTTGCCAACAACAAG CATTTCAAGGAAGTCGCTGCCAGTTCCAAGGAGGGTAAACAGGGTTGAGAGTAATAACACAAAG GAAAATGCTGGAAGTTCTGAAAGAGCTAATGGCCAAACTGGTCTTCCAA GTAAGCTGACAACAGACAGAAGAGTTAGTTCCCAACTAATTAATACAAGGAGCCATCTATTGAAGACTCGAGTTAGTGATGGCTTTATTCAAAT GGTTACAAGTAATGCTTACCAAGCATCCTCAAGGAAGTCCGCCAAG CCTATTGTTAAGACCACACTCAAGGCTTCTACATCTCAGAGGACTCTAAAATCTAAATCCATATCAGGCGAGAACATATCAAAACCAACCACCGCAATAGCATCTAAGGATGAGGCAAAAGTTTCTTCATCTCTTCCCGAGAATAGTTCCGTGGTTGTTTCCGATGACGCAAATCAAACCCATCTTCCATCTGAAGGGGAGAGCAGTCTGAAAACAGATTTATCAGAGTTGATTCCAAGAAAAAGATCCAGCCGTCGGAAATCTTATACAACTTCATTAATGGAAAAATCTAAG ATTCTCAAGGAAAATGGTGAAGTTAGGGCGCAGGATAACCTACCAAATATAGATGATGAATGTAATCATCTAGAAGTTTCTGAATACATTGATGATATATATCAGTACTATTGGGATACCGAG GCACATAGTCAAGCTCTATCAAATTACATGTCAATTCAGACAGAGATTACTCCTCACATGCGGGGAGTATTAGTCAACTGGCTAATTGAG GTACACTTCAAATATGATTTGATGCCTGAGACCCTATATCTGACAGTGACACTGTTGGATCAATATCTTTCCCAAGTGAACATAAAAACAAGTGATATGCAGTTAGTTGGTCTTACAGCACTTTTGCTGGCTTCAAAGTATGAGGACTTTTGGCACCCAAGG GTAAAAGATTTGATTAGCATCTCAGCCGAGTCGTATACTAGAGATCAGATGCTTGGAATG GAAAAGCTTATTCTTAGAAAATTGAAGTTCCGTCTTAATGCTCCCACTCCTTACGTTTTTATGGTTAGGTTTCTCAAGGCTGCACAATCAGATATGAAG CTTGAACACATGTCATTCTTTCTCATTGACCTATGCTTAGTTGAATATGAAGCTTTAGCGTTCAAGCCTTCATTACTATGTGCATCAGCTCTCTATGTTGCACGTTGTACCTTGAAAGTAACCCCAACATGGACACCACTACTTCAGAAGCATGCGCGCTACGAAGTTTCACAGATCAG GGATTGTGCGGATATGATATTGAAATTCCATAAAGCTGCTGGGAAGGGAAAGTTAAAGGTcgcttatgaaaaatatttcagAAAGGAACTCAGTGGGGTCGCTGCAGTGAAGCCGTTGGATAGACTTCCCCATTGA
- the LOC123899654 gene encoding putative cyclin-B3-1 isoform X1: MLPTTTTSISRKSLPVPLGTGLRVSLGDQKNSSNGRQSVATKDRFAKKPMLPTTSISRKSLPVPRRVNRVESNNTKENAGSSERANGQTGLPSKLTTDRRVSSQLINTRSHLLKTRVSDGFIQMVTSNAYQASSRKSAKPIVKTTLKASTSQRTLKSKSISGENISKPTTAIASKDEAKVSSSLPENSSVVVSDDANQTHLPSEGESSLKTDLSELIPRKRSSRRKSYTTSLMEKSKILKENGEVRAQDNLPNIDDECNHLEVSEYIDDIYQYYWDTEAHSQALSNYMSIQTEITPHMRGVLVNWLIEVHFKYDLMPETLYLTVTLLDQYLSQVNIKTSDMQLVGLTALLLASKYEDFWHPRVKDLISISAESYTRDQMLGMEKLILRKLKFRLNAPTPYVFMVRFLKAAQSDMKLEHMSFFLIDLCLVEYEALAFKPSLLCASALYVARCTLKVTPTWTPLLQKHARYEVSQIRDCADMILKFHKAAGKGKLKVAYEKYFRKELSGVAAVKPLDRLPH; encoded by the exons ATGTTACCTACAACAACTACAAG CATTTCAAGGAAGTCTCTGCCAGTTCCTTTAGGCACAGGTTTAAGGGTTTCTTTAGGTGATCAGAAGAATAGTTCAAATGGACGTCAATCAGTTGCTACAAAGGATAG gtTTGCAAAGAAGCCTATGTTGCCAACAACAAG CATTTCAAGGAAGTCGCTGCCAGTTCCAAGGAGGGTAAACAGGGTTGAGAGTAATAACACAAAG GAAAATGCTGGAAGTTCTGAAAGAGCTAATGGCCAAACTGGTCTTCCAA GTAAGCTGACAACAGACAGAAGAGTTAGTTCCCAACTAATTAATACAAGGAGCCATCTATTGAAGACTCGAGTTAGTGATGGCTTTATTCAAAT GGTTACAAGTAATGCTTACCAAGCATCCTCAAGGAAGTCCGCCAAG CCTATTGTTAAGACCACACTCAAGGCTTCTACATCTCAGAGGACTCTAAAATCTAAATCCATATCAGGCGAGAACATATCAAAACCAACCACCGCAATAGCATCTAAGGATGAGGCAAAAGTTTCTTCATCTCTTCCCGAGAATAGTTCCGTGGTTGTTTCCGATGACGCAAATCAAACCCATCTTCCATCTGAAGGGGAGAGCAGTCTGAAAACAGATTTATCAGAGTTGATTCCAAGAAAAAGATCCAGCCGTCGGAAATCTTATACAACTTCATTAATGGAAAAATCTAAG ATTCTCAAGGAAAATGGTGAAGTTAGGGCGCAGGATAACCTACCAAATATAGATGATGAATGTAATCATCTAGAAGTTTCTGAATACATTGATGATATATATCAGTACTATTGGGATACCGAG GCACATAGTCAAGCTCTATCAAATTACATGTCAATTCAGACAGAGATTACTCCTCACATGCGGGGAGTATTAGTCAACTGGCTAATTGAG GTACACTTCAAATATGATTTGATGCCTGAGACCCTATATCTGACAGTGACACTGTTGGATCAATATCTTTCCCAAGTGAACATAAAAACAAGTGATATGCAGTTAGTTGGTCTTACAGCACTTTTGCTGGCTTCAAAGTATGAGGACTTTTGGCACCCAAGG GTAAAAGATTTGATTAGCATCTCAGCCGAGTCGTATACTAGAGATCAGATGCTTGGAATG GAAAAGCTTATTCTTAGAAAATTGAAGTTCCGTCTTAATGCTCCCACTCCTTACGTTTTTATGGTTAGGTTTCTCAAGGCTGCACAATCAGATATGAAG CTTGAACACATGTCATTCTTTCTCATTGACCTATGCTTAGTTGAATATGAAGCTTTAGCGTTCAAGCCTTCATTACTATGTGCATCAGCTCTCTATGTTGCACGTTGTACCTTGAAAGTAACCCCAACATGGACACCACTACTTCAGAAGCATGCGCGCTACGAAGTTTCACAGATCAG GGATTGTGCGGATATGATATTGAAATTCCATAAAGCTGCTGGGAAGGGAAAGTTAAAGGTcgcttatgaaaaatatttcagAAAGGAACTCAGTGGGGTCGCTGCAGTGAAGCCGTTGGATAGACTTCCCCATTGA